The sequence GAGTGGATGGGCTTAGAGTCCTGGTATTAGGCATATAgggaaagtgaggcccagagagtaTAAGGGACAGGTTCAAAGTCAGAGCAAGATAGAGCTGGTGCTAAGACCCAGGTCCCCTGACTTTAAGATCTTTGAACTACAGCTGGCAGCAAAACTCCCTGGTATTGAGCACAGGCCTAATTTCTATTGTCCAAGGTATCTGCTAGGCTACAGCTGTTTTTTCTAACTCTGGGTTACTGGTGGCACCACAGCCAGGGAATGAAGAGCTTGTGACTTTTACACTGTTGCGGAACCAAGACAACCATAGTTTATATTCTACAATGCAAAGAGTTGGTTTCATGTACTTTTGGCTGAtctgaaaagtataaaaatgtcttttgctCCTCCAGGAAGCTGAGAGGACATAAGTCCCCTGGACCACCTACAGAATTCACTTTCCTATGGCCGTGTATGTTTGCTTTGTCCCTGAGGCCAAGCTCTAGGGCAGTGATTTCAAACAGGGTGGTTTTGCCCCCATCCCCTCTACCCCtgcaagggacatttgggaatgtctagagacatttttggttgttgcaACTGGGACAGGTGTGCTACTGTCCTCTAGTGGGTAAAGgctagggatgctgctaaatatccaaAAATGTACAGGGCAGCTCCCAAATCAAAGAATTACCTGATCCCAAATGTCAGTAATGCAAGGCTGAGAACCCCTAGTCTAGAGCAGACTCTCTCCAACTTTAATGCGTGGAAGAATCATGCAGGGGTCTTGGCAGAACCCAATTGTGTAGTCTTGGGTAGAGCCAGAGAATCTACATGTCTAGGAAGCTTCCAAATGATGAGAAAGCTGCTGGTGGGCAGGGGCctcactttgagtagcaaggctcTCATCTGGAGTATTTTACACCTGCATCTTAGACCCTGGCAGCCCTGATCAGTAATACTCTTCTCCCCTACTGAAGACAAAGCTAGTAGTGTCGGGCCCTGGCTCTCTGCATGGAGGAGATAGGGCAGCGTTCTGGGGCACAGGGATCTTCCCTGGGGAGATGCTGAGCTCAGGGGGTCTGGCGAATGTAATTCCTTATACCTGCCCAGTGCCCTAGGATTCTGCCTAGGTCATCTGCCAGCACCCAGTATCCTGAGGGCATACAAGAGGCTTTACTAAGCCTTGGGTGGAAGGGATCTTTCTTTTAGCATTGTCTGGGGATTATCAGCAGGGTTGCGTGGAGTTTTAGGAGAAAGAACATGAGGTGCTGGAGCCAGGCACAGCTGGGTTCTTCTCTGGGCTCTACTGCTTATTGAGGAACCTCCAACAAGCACTGTCACCTCTTGGagcttcagtttccacatctgcaaaGCAGTGACAATAACACTTACCTCTGTTTAAACCTCTCAGGAACTCTCCTATACCCTCGGGACCAAGCCCAAAATCATGTGCCAAGACTTCACGGCCCTTGGGTATCCTGCCCAGCTCACCTCTTCAATCTCATCTCTGGGAATCTCCTTCCCTCCATGTCCTCCTCCCAGCATTCATCCTGTTCTCTCTCCAGGCCTCGGCACACGCCGTTCGCCTTGCCTCCCTCTTCAAACCAGGCTGATTTCACCCCCTTGAGCGCAAGCTTGCCAGGGCAGTGATTCACCCACAATGCAGCACCTGGCACCAGGAGGATGCTCAGTAAACTGCAACCAGGCTTTAAAGAGCCAACCCTCcaacctcagcttcttcatctacGGGAAGAGAATAAATAATAGCATCTTCCTGAGGAAGTTCTCCTAAGGACTAAATTGATAATGGATGTGAAATTGGCACAGATTGagtgctcagtaagtgttagCTCCTGGGGCTATTCCTAGACTTTACCTATTAAGAGTGACCTATGATTATCAGAGCCCCGATAGTGCCAGAAGAAAGGCTCTAGCAGAAAGTCAGCATCCTGCTTGGCACATCTTTATGATACATATAATTTGATGTTTGATAGATATATCAAAAgtgatctttgtcttttttctttgttttgaaaaagaaagacaagcaaAGCTATGCCCCAGTTTTCTCCCTAGGAAAAAGGTAAACCCTTCTTTACAGAGCTATTGGGATAATCAGACTGCATGTGAAACATACACCTGGTGTCCagccctgtgcctggcacaaaggaCGGGGTCTCAGTTCAACGTGCGCCTGGACTTGGGAGGCTTGTAAGTTTACCTGCTAACCTGCCAGATGGCTACACCCGCCTATCCCCGCTCCAACCTGGCCTCAAAGGCCGTACCTTGAGTGTGGCTCCCAGCGAGCGCAGCCCGGTGGAGTGGCGCGCCAACTTGAGTACGCGGAAGATGCGCATGAGGCGGAACACCTGCACCACCTTGCCCAGGTGGCCGAGCTCCTTGCCGCCCGTGCCGCCCTGGTCGCCCAGTGCCACACCAGCCAGCAGCGTGAGATAGAAGGGCAGCACAGACACAATGTCGATGAGGTTGAGCGGGTGGCAGAAGAAGTTGCGCGTACTGGGCGCCAGCAGGAGGCGCGACGACACCTCAAAGCTGAACCAGGCGATGCAGAAGTACTCGAGGCGTCGCAGCACTGGGTCGTCGCGCACGCCTTCCGGGCTGCGGCCCGCGGCCACCGCAGCCACGGCGGCCGCCGCCTCGCGGGCCTGGTACTCGGGCAGGCTGTGGATGCACATGGCGGCGATGGAGGCGAGCACCACGCTGATGGAGACGCAGCTGAAGAGCTTGCTCGGCAGCGAGTAGCCCGGGTTCTCCATGGTCAGCCAGAGGCGGCGGCGCAGGCGGCCACAGCGCGCCGCGCCATAGCGCGCCAGCTCTCGCTGCACGTCGGAGATCTCGTCGGGGCATGGGTCCACGCTGCTCGGCGTGTCGCTGTCCTCGTCCCAGGCGCGCGGCTGGGTCAGCCGCCTCTCCAGGTAGCGCGCGCGGCAGCACGCGGCCAGCGCGTTCTCGCCGAGGCCCCAGTAGTCGGCCTCCTGGCCAAAGGCGAAGACGCACAGCTCGTCGAGCACGTGCAAGTGGCCGGTGCGGTAGAAGTGCAGCAGGCCCAGGAAGAAGCCCGGGTGCCGGTCGAAGTAGAATTCGCGCGCCGCCGCGTCGTAGTCGTCGCACAGGCGCCGCGCCTGCTCCTCCGACGCCGCGGCCTGCAGGCGGCCCAGCCGCGTGCCCGGGAAGCGCGCCAGGGCTCGCGCGCTCAGCAGCCGCCGCACGCCACCCACGTTCACGCGCAGCGCTTCGTCGCTTTGTCGCCAGCGGATCCCGGTGTCAGGGCTCGGGCACTCGCTCACCAAGGCTTCAGTGCCCCTCCCTGCGGACACCAGAAGGGCGCGCTGAGGAGTTCCTGGGCTTCCCTTCCAGGAAGACCAGGTTAAAATCCCCTCCTCCATCCAACCAGCCAAGGGGTGTTGGAGACTCTGTGTGAAGCATCTGGTATGCAGGAGGCGCTCAGTAGGTGGCAGGTGCCCTCTGGACTCAGAGTCAGGCTTGGCTTTGACTATCCTTCATCCCCATCATTTGACTTTGGTCAAATCACTGACCCACACCACCcccatttcatttttctcctttggaaAATAAATGCTTAGATCTACCTGGAAGGATAGGAAAGCAATGGAATCGCAGGATGTCCTGGCACCTAGTGGGTGCTCAATAGGATGTCTCCTTTTCCAGGACAAACTTGGATTTATTTACAGCAAAGTTCTACTGTGGGATCTGGGGCCCTCCAGCCCTCTGAACCTGTTtcttctgcaaaatgaggatagtaACACTTACCTCCTAGGGGTGTTGGGAGCACCACTTTAGACCGGAGGCTCTCATAGTGTGTTCCccggaccagcagcatcagcattacctgggaaTTCGTCAAAGATGCAAATTCTCAGCCTGTCATCGATTTACTGAATCGGGAACTCTAAGGCTGGGATCTAGCAGTCTGTGTTCTAACAAGATTGGAAAGTGATTCAGATACATGGTCAAGTTTGAGATCTCCTGCTTTAGCTTATGTAAAACATCTGTAGAGTCAGCCAGACATGACCTTGAACCTTGGCTCTCTGTGTCACCTTAGGCAAGTCacatcacctctctgagcctctgtgaaatggagataaaaatacTCACCTCAAAGTGTGGTTATGAAGATAAAATGACCTAATGTCTTTCTTGGGCTTGGCTAACAGAaggaatttaataaattattcactGGTGTCACTATCTTCTGGAGTCAGGCAAACCTGGGTTTATCTCCACCCCTGATGCACCTGGGGACTTGAGGAAGCTATTTATCCTCCAGGTCTCAATTTACTGCACATCGTAGACAATAGCACCTACCTCCGGGGATGACTGGAGGATGAAGGTAGATTATAGAAAGTGCTTAGCCTTAGTGGATACTCAGGGAGGATTTAGGTTCTTCTACCACCCCCTGACTCCTGGCTCTGCTGGAATTGGAGGCTAGTGACACCTCCTCACCACTGGCAATCTCATTTGCATTGTGGGTTCAGTAATGCCTAGACTAGGGATTAAGTGTGTGTAAAGCACCTGGGCTTGGCGTTAAATGAATTTGAGGTTCCACCCTTAGCTCTGTTACTATTAGCTCTGTGACCTCAGGCCAGTCTCCTTCCCATTCTGGGCTTTAGCTCTTTTACGTCTAGAATGGGGGTAATGTTGCTTTGGATGAATCATTATTGTGGTATCTGTTCAAAGCCCTGGGTaaacagtagatgctcaataaatgttaatccCGTGTACTACCCTCTGGTCGGACCTGagtctgccacttactagctgctGACCTTGAGTGCATTCGTTGCCCTCTCTCTGGGCTTGTTTCCCTATCTGTGGAACCGAGTAGCATCATACTTTCCAGGAGAGGCTCAGAGGATTAAATGATGCAAGATGTTGATTGCCAGCATGGTCCCTGGCACATAATCAATGCACAATAAACATGTGTGATGTAGCTCCACTCCCACCTCCACTTGGATCTCCACCTGCATTTGGcatcaaaaaatgaaatttctaatCCAGTTCCATCACCCATTAGAAGCATAATATTGGACAAATCCCTTTGTCCATCTGGAACTCACTTTCCTGCTCTGTGAAATGGGataattaattcaacaaacattttctgaCAAGAACCTGAAGATCAGTAagaaagattaagtgacttgttcaaaaTCACCCTGCTAGTCCATGGCACAGCTAAGGTTGGACACCaggtttttttcatttcattctctctCCACACACTTATTTTGAGCACCTCCTATCTGCTAGTCACTTCTCTGGGCTCCATGCACACCTCACTTGGTTTAATCTCTACACCAACCCTGCCAGGGAGGTTTtctaatcccattttacagatgagtaaactggaCCAGTCAGGGTCTCCAAAGCGCGGCCACCCCACACTGCTTCCTCCTTGCGGGGTGGGAGGTCTCTTAGAGGGGGTAAGAGCACCAGGAACCCCAGGCAGCCCCGCCTCCCACTCTGGCTGCCCCGACCATCCCGGAGCCACGTCCCTCCCCAGAGGAGGCCCCTTACCTGTCGTGGCACCTCCCGGGCGCCTCCTGTGTCTGTCCCAAAGTCACCGAGTCTGGGGGCCGCTGGCTATACTCGGTCTCGCTGCTGTCCCGCCGGCCCCGCAGAGCCTCCTACTGCAGGCGGCCCCGctgccctctccttccttcttccttgccTAGTCCCCCGCGGCTGAAGGCCGCATCGATCGCTGCCGGAGGAGGGAGTGAGGCCGCTGGCGGCTGGAGGCGGCGGTTTCTATTCCTGACTCGGTTGGGGGGTGGTGGTGTCAGGAGACTGGGCCTACCTGCAGGGGCATCCTCCGGAGTTACGGGGCCGGGAAGGAGGGGTCATTTAGGGCATGAGGATTCCCCCTAGAGAGGGATTTCAGCAGAAGCTTCTCTGGCAAAGGAACAACAGTAATCATGATTTGCTTAATTGAGTGTTTAGTATGTGCCAGGGTACTTCAGCTGCTGTAAGTGATTGATCTCAGCTATTCCTGGCACACTCTTGACAGGGCCAGGATCTTATGTCTCCCATTTTAGGGGTGAGCTCCAGTCACTTCCTCACACCGTGGGCAACTGAGTTAGGGAGCTGTAGAAGGTGGCCTCATCTCCCTTGGAGTCCCAGGTTCTTCTTAGGTGAGCTGTGGAACTTGAAACAATCATTTTACCCCTGAGGCGCAGTGTCCTTACCTGCCCACGGGCTCCTGATTCCAACCTGCTAAGTGGGTTGTGAGGGCAAAGAACATGTGCCAAAGAGCTTTGTAGAGGTTGTGAAGTCCCCACACGTGTACCTATTGTGTGGCTGCTGTGTGCCTGGTTGGGGAGAGGTTACTGGAGACTAGGGCCTGGATATGAGCCTTTGCAAATATTGTtattaacaataatgataattaccaacatttattgagtacttacctTGGGTCAAGCGTATTCCTCAATCTCACTCAAACTGCAAATTTATCTGTTCAGTAAGTGCTACTATTATTCCTATCTCACAGATAAGAACTGCTTTGAGAGGTGTGGTGACTTGCCGGAGGTCCCATGGCTGACTTCTGAGTCCTCTAGGCCAGCACTGTCCAACACCTTtaatgtgagccacatatattattttattttttattttttgagatacagtctcactctgttgcccaggctggagtgcagtggcactatcttggctcactgtgtcctccgcctcccgggttcaagcgattcttctgcctcagcctcctgagtagctgggactacaggcatgcaccaccacgccaggctaatttttgtatttttagtagagagggcatattgccatgttggccagacaggtcttgaactcctggcctcaaatgatccacctgcctcggcctcccaaaatgctgggattacaggcatgagccactgtacctgacccacatatatccttttaaatttctgattgcaacattttaaagagtaaaaaacaggtgaaattaCAGTTACCCCTTGAACAGTGGGGCTTAGGGAAACCACTCCTCCATGCCTAGAAAATTAgaatataacttttgactcccctgAAACTTAACGAGTAATACCCTACTGTTCGCCAGAAACCTTACCTATAACAAAAACAGCCGATTAACACATAAATAGTATCTACATATATCTTAGATATTCACGACATAGCTAACTTTTTCTTCAGGCTTTTGATAATTCTAGGCTACATGGTTCATCTgtaagttttttcaaattgtcacaaatctccaaaaattTTGCAACGTATTTGTtggaaaaaaatctgcaaataagTGGACAGtagcagttcaaacctgtgttgtttcaggatcaactgtatttttagtaatatcttttattaaatctaaaatattatGATTTCAACATTGGAATCAGTAAAgaaattattgagatattttacattttctttttttttgtactaaGTCTCTAAAATCCAGTGTACTGATTTTTCTTATTGTTACACAACAAATTACCataatttagtagcttaaaacaatacaaatttatgaTCTCATGGTTCCTATAAGTCAGAAGTCTGGGCATGGCCTCACTGGACCCTCGGGGTCTCACCAGGTTGAAGCCAAGGTGTTGGCCAGGGTTGAGGTTCTCATGTGAGCTTCAGAGTTTTCTTCCAAGCTCAcagattgttggcagaattcatttccttgtggtTATAGGACTGAGGTCTCTCTTTTCCTGCTAGCTGTACACTGGTGATCAATCTCAGATTCTAGAAGCTGCCTACAGTTCCTGCCCCATAGGCAGTTCATAGCATGAATGCTTGCTTTCTTTTAGGCACATGAGAGTGCTGAATTCCTCTCCTGTAACCAGTCAGAGAAATATCTCGGACTTTAAAACTCTCACCTGATTAGGCCAGGCCCACCCAGGGCAATCTCCCTCCTGCCATATAACACACATTCATGGGCTCCACCTACACTTAAACAGGAGGAGATTATACAGGGATGAGGATCATTGAGGAGGGGTCATCTGAATTCTGCCTTCCATATATAAATCCAGtgtactcatttattttattttattttttagtttttgagagaGATTTTTTGAGATTCACCTATAGCAAATCTCAGTTTGGACTAGTCACATTTTCTGTGCTCAGGAGCCACACATGGCTCGTGGCTGCCATATTAGACAGCACAGCTCTAGGCTGGGCCACTTCAGTTTTTCCCTCGAAAGAAGAAGTTAGAGGAAGAAGCTGCTTAGTGAGCATCTTGCCCAATTCCCTCATTTGAccaacagggaaactgaggcagattTGCCGAGAAGCAGGTCTTCTATTTCCTGGCGTAAGAGTTTGTCTGCAGCCTTCGCTGCCCCTTAGGACTCAGGAGTTTTCCCTGGAGCTGCAGAGACAAGTTTCCAAAACTGAGAAAAGACAGACCTATTTCCCAAGGGCAGAAGAGAATGAAACCAGGATCTGGTTTCATCCCCAGATTACACAGTGAGAGGTAAATGAAGTTTTGGTGGAATTTGTGAGCCACAAGAGTGGGAAGGTGGGCATTATGGGTGGGAAGGATGGGGTATCCCTGTCCTTCGTGTATCATGGATGGGCTGTCCCCCAAATTCTCCCCCAGTCCCTGGCCAGTTTTAGCCATTTGAATCCGTGCAGTTTTACCTTCAGAGTAAGCTTGATGTTGC comes from Macaca mulatta isolate MMU2019108-1 chromosome 10, T2T-MMU8v2.0, whole genome shotgun sequence and encodes:
- the KCNS1 gene encoding delayed-rectifier potassium channel regulatory subunit KCNS1 (The RefSeq protein has 1 substitution compared to this genomic sequence), whose protein sequence is MLMLLVRGTHYESLRSKVVLPTPLGGRGTEALVSECPSPDTGIRWRQSDEALRVNVGGVRRLLSARALARFPGTRLGRLQAAASEEQARRLCDDYDAAAREFYFDRHPGFFLGLLHFYRTGHLHVLDELCVFAFGQEADYWGLGENALAACCRARYLERRLTQPCAWDEDSDTPSSVDPCPDEISDVQRELARYGAARCGRLRRRLWLTMENPGYSLPSKLFSCVSISVVLASIAAMCIHSLPEYQAREAAAAVAAVAAGRSPEGVRDDPVLRRLEYFCIAWFSFEVSSRLLLAPSTRNFFCHPLNLIDIVSVLPFYLTLLAGVALGDQGGTGGKELGHLGKVVQVFRLMRIFRVLKLARHSTGLRSLGATLKHSYREVGILLLYLAVGVSVFSGVAYTAEKEEDVGFNTIPACWWWGTVSMTTVGYGDVVPVTVAGKLAASGCILGGILVVALPITIIFNKFSHFYRRQKALEAAVRNSNHQEFEDLLSSVDGVSEASLETSRETSQEGRSADLETQAPSEPPHPQMY
- the KCNS1 gene encoding delayed-rectifier potassium channel regulatory subunit KCNS1 isoform X1; translation: MLMLLVRGTHYESLRSKVVLPTPLGGRGTEALVSECPSPDTGIRWRQSDEALRVNVGGVRRLLSARALARFPGTRLGRLQAAASEEQARRLCDDYDAAAREFYFDRHPGFFLGLLHFYRTGHLHVLDELCVFAFGQEADYWGLGENALAACCRARYLERRLTQPRAWDEDSDTPSSVDPCPDEISDVQRELARYGAARCGRLRRRLWLTMENPGYSLPSKLFSCVSISVVLASIAAMCIHSLPEYQAREAAAAVAAVAAGRSPEGVRDDPVLRRLEYFCIAWFSFEVSSRLLLAPSTRNFFCHPLNLIDIVSVLPFYLTLLAGVALGDQGGTGGKELGHLGKVVQVFRLMRIFRVLKLARHSTGLRSLGATLKHSYREVGILLLYLAVGVSVFSGVAYTAEKEEDVGFNTIPACWWWGTVSMTTVGYGDVVPVTVAGKLAASGCILGGILVVALPITIIFNKFSHFYRRQKALEAAVRNSNHQEFEDLLSSVDGVSEASLETSRETSQEGRSADLETQAPSEPPHPQMY